TCCCAATCATTCCAATCAGAGTAAAAATCTGTCATATTCCATTTATATCTATCTGCTATCTCATCTCTTTTTACCATAGTGTCCTCCTTATGTATCTCTTAATCTAGTGTCTTTAATTTTATCTCTCTATCTCTTGGAAGAACTTTATTTAATAATACTCCTGAAAATGCAGCTAATGCCAATCCAGATACTGATACAGTCTCCCATATTACAATATTATCTACAGCTATTCCAAGTACAAATATTATTGAAGCAATTATTAGATTTCTTGAGTTAGAAAAATCTAATCTTGCCTCTACCACTGTTCTCACTCCAACTGATGCTATCATTCCAAAAAGAATTACTGATACACCACCCATTACTGGTAGTGGGATTGTTTGAAGTAGTATTCCAAATTTACCTATAAATCCTAGAGCAATAGCATAACAAGCTGCTATTCTAAGAATTGCTGGATCATATACCTTAGTTACTGCCAATACTCCAGTATTCTCACCATAAGTTGTATTAGCTGGTCCTCCTAGACATCCAGCTACTATTGTTGCAAGTCCATCACCTAAAAGTGTTCTATGTATTCCTGGATTTTTAAAGAAATCCTTTCCTACAACAGCACCATTAGTAGTTATATCCCCTATATGTTCAATAAACACAACTAAAGCTATTGGAGCTATTGCTATTATTCCAGTTAATGACATAACTGGCATTGTGAATAGATCTTTTGTAGCCTCTGGTGAAAGTCCTATCCATTTTGCTTGAGAAACCACTCCAAAATCAACCATTCCTAAAAAAGTTGCAACTATATAACCTACTATTACAGCTATTAGAATAGGAATTAATCTCAAGAATGATTTTTTCATCATAGTTATTGATACCATAGTTAAAATTACACAAACAGCTACTATTAAGCTTTTTGTATCAAACTTTCCATTTGTATAACCAGCCATTGACAATGCAGTTGGACTCATTCTAAGCCCTATTAACATTATTATTGGTCCTGTTACAATCGGTGGGAAAAATGATTTTATTCTCTCTACTCCAAATGTTTTTACTAAATATGACATCAATACATATATAAGTCCCGCTGCAATTACTCCACCTTTTATAGAACCTATACCCTCATTTTTTAAAACTAAAGTTAACGCTCCTATAAAGGCAAAAGATGACCCTAAAAAAACAGGTACTATTCCCTTTGTACAAAGGTGAAATATTAACGTTCCCGCTCCTGCTGAAATCAGTGCTATCGACGGATTTAACCCTGTTAAAAAAGGAACTAATACAGTTGCTCCAAACATTGCAAGTACGTGCTGTATTCCAAGTATAAACCTTGTATTCCCTACTATTTTTTCATTTTTTTCTTCTAATTGCATTTTAATAAATCTCCTCCAACTCTCTCTCTATTTTTTTAATTTCGCTAAAAACTTCTCTTCATTTATAATGAATCTACTATGCTCTCCCTCTCCTACAAGAGTCTCTCCAT
This region of Fusobacterium sp. SYSU M8D902 genomic DNA includes:
- a CDS encoding uracil-xanthine permease family protein, with amino-acid sequence MQLEEKNEKIVGNTRFILGIQHVLAMFGATVLVPFLTGLNPSIALISAGAGTLIFHLCTKGIVPVFLGSSFAFIGALTLVLKNEGIGSIKGGVIAAGLIYVLMSYLVKTFGVERIKSFFPPIVTGPIIMLIGLRMSPTALSMAGYTNGKFDTKSLIVAVCVILTMVSITMMKKSFLRLIPILIAVIVGYIVATFLGMVDFGVVSQAKWIGLSPEATKDLFTMPVMSLTGIIAIAPIALVVFIEHIGDITTNGAVVGKDFFKNPGIHRTLLGDGLATIVAGCLGGPANTTYGENTGVLAVTKVYDPAILRIAACYAIALGFIGKFGILLQTIPLPVMGGVSVILFGMIASVGVRTVVEARLDFSNSRNLIIASIIFVLGIAVDNIVIWETVSVSGLALAAFSGVLLNKVLPRDREIKLKTLD